Below is a genomic region from Isosphaeraceae bacterium EP7.
CGCCCAGATGCTGTCGTTCATGGAGCAGTCGCAGCTTTTCGCGGCCTTGAACTTCAACGTCAGGCGCGACGACGCGTCGAACCTGACCGCGCAGGGGACCGTGATCAAGGCGTTTCTCTGCCCGTCCGACTCATGGTCGGCCTACCCCGTCAAGACTGCAGGCACGAATTATCGTGCCAACGAAGGTCGGAACATCCTGCACCTCTACGGGGCGGCCGACCCGACCGGCAGCAACGCCAATCAGCCCCCGCCCGACGGACCGTTCTTCGCCAATACGTCGTTCAGGCTGGCCGACATCGGCGACGGGACGAGCAACACGCTGGCCTTCGGCGAGATGACGATCGGCGACATGAGCAACGCGATCGCCACCACGAACCGCGACATCTTCTCGCCGGGGACGAGCCCCGCGAATCTGGACGAGGCCATCGCCGATTGTCGGGCGATCGACCCCAAGATCCTCACATTCCAGTACTGGTCGACGTCCGGGGCGCCCTGGCATTTCGGGTCGGGGGCGTATTCGGTCCTGAAGACGGTCGCGACGCCCAACACTCGTTCGTGCGCCTACCCGGCCAACAATCGGATGCTTGAGACCGCCATCAGCTTCCACCCAGGCGGGATCAACGGTTCGTTCTGCGACGGATCGGTGAAGTTCATCAAGGACACAATCTCGGTCCAGGTCTGGCGTTCGCTGGGCTCGCGCAATCTGGGCGAGATCATCAGCTCGGATAGCTACTGAGCCGGGCCGTATGCGCGGCACTCGGTCGATTCTTCGCGGCGAGACGAGATTCCGACACCTAATTTCGAGGGAACCTGCGATGCGATCCTCTTTGACCGTTTTCTGCCTGGCTGCGATGGCCGCCCCTGCGTTCGCAGACGGCCCCCCGCCGGTGCCCCTGACGCGGGCTGAGATGAAGCGGATGATGGAAGAATCGAAATTGGATCGGCCGCGACTCTCCGCGACGCCTTCCGCGAACGCCGACATCAGCGTCTCGCTCAGGGGCACGGCGGCCGTCCAGATGCTTCTGCCCAAGGAGCTGCGCGACGGGTTCAGCTTCTTCATGACCGACGGCCGGTTGATGGAGATGAGCAAGTTCGCGCTGAGAAACCCCGCGATCACCGAGAGTCCGACGGCCCCCTCGGCGCGTGGCCCCAAGGTCGAGCGCGACCCGAACATGACGATGGAGTGGGCCTATCGGACGATGATTTTCTGGGTCGTGTCGCGCAGCAATAATTGCATTTATTGCATGGGACACCAGGAGAGCTCGCTGCCCGCGGTGGGCGTGACCGAGGATCGGATTGCGGCGCTCGACGGCGACTGGTCGGAGTTCACCCTCGCCGAGCGTGCGGCATTTGCGCTGGCCAGGAAGATGACTGTGGCGCCTCACACGATCGTCGACGCGGACATCGAGGCGGTGCGGCGTCATTACGCCGACCTTCAAGTGTTGGAGATGACTGGGTTGGTGGCCGGGTTCAACGCGATGAACCGATGGACCGGCCCGCTGCGGCTGACTCAGGAGGGATTTCGCGAGTTCCTGACACCGACATCGTCGAAGTACGCCTCGATCGTGACGAAGGTCGGGCCGGTGCCCGGCGGTGTTGTCGGCGCGCGATGTGCCCCGGCGGCGATGGACCGGCCGGCCCTGGAGCCGCGGTCCGAGGTCGAGGCGAAATGGGACGAGTGCCGGGCGCGTAAGGCCCGATTCCCGCTCGTCGACCCTTCGGCAGTGCGCGCGATCCTGGCCGAGGGCACGTTACCGGCGGATCGCCCGGTGCCGAACTGGGTCCGCCTCTTGCTGAATTTCCCCAAGGCCGGGCCGGCGAAGGTGTCGACGCTGAGTCTCTCGAGGACGAAGGGGGCGGTGCCCGCCAAGCTGAAGGCTCAGCTCGCCTGGGTTTCCGCGAGGGCCGATCGATCCTGGTATGCCCTGGCCGAGGCTCGGGATCGCCTGCGTGCGCTTGGTGCGTCCGACGACGCAATCTTCGGCATCGACACGGCCAGCGAAGGGGAATTCACCCCCGCCGAGCGTGCGGCGTTCGCCTTCGCCCGCAAACTGACGATTGACCCCGCGCGGATTGACGATGCCGATTTCGACGCGATGAAGGCGCACTACAGCGACGCCTTGATCGCGGAGATCCTGTTCCACACCAATCACTCGATCTTCTTCAACTTGCTGACCGAGACGGCCGGCCTGCCGCTCGACGATGCCCCGGACAAGGCGGTCTCGAGTCCCGCGTCGGGAGGCCAAGGCTGACGCGGCGTTCCGGGCCTGTCTCCCTCCCGGTCGTGCTGCGGCCGAGGAGGGTGACGGGACGCTCGGCGTCCTCAGGCGGAGGGTTTCGCCGGAGTCGCTGCCGCGGTGGCGGGCTCGGGCTCAACGTCCCAGTCGTAGACGGCGTCAAACGGCTCCCACCACTTGGCGACACCGGAGGCGGGGTCGCTGTGGCGGCCGAGGCCACCGGCGGAAGGGGGCTCGATGTGGTAGGTGAGCTTGTAGGATCCGGGGGGGGGAAGCTCCATGCTGGCCCCGTAATGCAGGCCATCGATGGCGACCATGGGAATCATCTCTCCCTGACTGATGACGGCCTTCTTGGCGTCGGCCAGGGTGTACCTGACCTTCAGGTAGGGGACGAACTCGTTGAGGGCGAAGCCGTTGGGGTTGTTGGCAAGGGCGCGGACGTCGGCCTCGACGTGGATCAGGCCGGGAGCCGAGGAGGCCATGCCGTCCATCATGATCGAGCGGAGCCAGACGGCGGCGAAGCGGATGTGGTTCTTCTCGACATCCTCGCCGATGGGGTATTCCTGCAACTTCGGCCGCGAGGCGTCGCCGGTGGCATCGGGGCCGGCGACGAGTGCGGAGGGGGCGTTCTCTCTGGTGGGGCCTTCGGCGGCGGGGCGCGTCGTCTCGACGTTCAGGTAGAGCAGCCCGGCCACGCCGAAGACGATCAGGGATGCCAGCAGCGGGCCGACCCAGCGTTGTGACACGGCGATGTTCCTTTGGATGCGGTGAAAGGCGAGCGTTCGAAGCCGACGCCGTGGTGTCAGGACTTGACTCCGACGGTCTCGGTCTCGGGTGTCCTGACCCCTCGGGACTCGGCGGTCGCGGTTTCGGGAGTTTTGGTCGCTGAGGGCTTGGAGGCCTTGGTCTCGGGCGTCTTGACCGCTCGGGACTTGGCGGTCGCCGCGGACGGGTCGAGTCGCATGAGGACGTAGGCGGAGAGGGCTCCGGCGATGAGGAGCCCCTGGATCGCCAGGCACTGGACGTTAGGGTAGATGCCCAGCCAGCCAATGCCGCGCCCGGCCCATTCGACGGCCGTCTGCTTGATCCAGCCGGACTGCTGCAACTCGGCGACACCGTGGCCGGCGAAGACCACCGACATGGCGAAGAGGACCACGCCCGTCACCTGGAAGAACCGACGCAACGGCAGGCGTACGGCGGTTTTACGAATTGCGCGGTCGATGAAGATGAGGGCGAACAGGCCGGCTGCCAGGCCTGCGGCGAGCCCGAGCAGGCCGGGGCGGGCTCCCCCCTGGTTGGCGATCATCGCCTGGAAGATGAGGGCAGTCTCGGCCCCCTCGCGGAAGACGGCCAGGAAGGCGGTCAGCCCCAAGGCGCCCAGGCCCCCGACGGAGGTCGACTTGCTGGCCTGGGCCTTGATGAAGTCGGTCCAGCGCTTGGCCTGGGTCTGCGCGATCAGCCAGTAGCTGACGTAAAAGAGGACCATCGAGGCGGAGAGCAGGACGAGCCCTTCCATCACCTCGCGGGTGCGGCCCTGGGCCGACGCGATGAGCATGTTCAGTGCGACGGCCGTGATGAGGCTGGCGACGACGGCCAGTCCAACGCCGACCCAGATGGCCCGGAGGCCATCGGGACGACCGGCCTTGGTGGCCAGCGCGGTCAGCATGGTGAGCAGGAGGATGACCTCGACCCCCTCTCGGAGGATCGTGATGAGCGAGGCGAAGAAGGCGGGGGCGAAGCTGCCGACCTGCTCGCCCTCGGCCCTGAGCAGGGCGGCGTCGATCTCGGCCTTCAGAGAGCCGAGCTTGGCGGCAAGCGGCTCGCCCTTGAGGCCCGAGCCGAGGTCGCCTCGTAGCCGGCCGAACTCGAGTTCCAGGGGCCGGACGGAGGCGGGATCGCGGATGATGAGAAACCGCTCGATCGGCTCGAACGCGTCGAAATACGCCCCCGTAAGCGCCGACGATGCGTCATCGGCCTCGTCGGCGTCGGCAAGCTCCCGGACGTTGTCCAGGGAACGCGACAGGGCCATCCGCAAGGTCTGACGGTCAACCGAGCTGACGGGTCCATCGGCGGCGAGTGCCCGGCCGGCTCCCAGCTTCGAGCCGTCGGTGATCCCCATCCGGTTGAGGTCGTCGGACGCCTTGACCAGGTTGATGAGGAGGTCGCGGGTCAGGGTCGTCCACCTGGCGGCGTCGATCTTCCCCTCGGAGAGCTGACGGCTGGCCTTGAAGAGGTCGCGGAACTGAGACTCGAGCTCACCGGCTCGGTCGACGCCGAGGTTCGCCCGGACGGCGACCTCCATGTCGGACAGCTCGAACTCGACGAAGTAGGAATCCTCGGCGAGCCTGCGTGCTTTCTTCGCTCCACCCGGCTTGGCTCCTTCGGCGCGACTGCTGCCCAGGAGCAGGCCGATCCGGTCGATGACCTCGGGCCAGATGCGGGGGGGGATCTTCAGGGCTTTCCCGCCGGAGGAGACGTTGGCGGGCGCGGTGAGGGTGAGCGTGCCGAGGTCGAGACCGTCGTCGGCCACCACGACCTCGCGTTCGAGCGGGTCGCCCATCTCGTGCCAGACCTTGGCGAGGTAGCGGCCCGGTGCCACGTCACGAATCTTAAACGTGCCGCCGGCCCGGCAGACGGCGACGTTGGGACTGTCTGCCACGAGGATGAACGCCCGCATGTGGCTGTGGACG
It encodes:
- a CDS encoding DUF1559 domain-containing protein codes for the protein MPRRAFTLIELLVVISIIAVLIALLLPAVQSAREAGRRIQCVNNLKQIGLALHNYHDTVGAFPTNRSTYNTAFSYSALAQMLSFMEQSQLFAALNFNVRRDDASNLTAQGTVIKAFLCPSDSWSAYPVKTAGTNYRANEGRNILHLYGAADPTGSNANQPPPDGPFFANTSFRLADIGDGTSNTLAFGEMTIGDMSNAIATTNRDIFSPGTSPANLDEAIADCRAIDPKILTFQYWSTSGAPWHFGSGAYSVLKTVATPNTRSCAYPANNRMLETAISFHPGGINGSFCDGSVKFIKDTISVQVWRSLGSRNLGEIISSDSY
- a CDS encoding iron transporter, which codes for MSQRWVGPLLASLIVFGVAGLLYLNVETTRPAAEGPTRENAPSALVAGPDATGDASRPKLQEYPIGEDVEKNHIRFAAVWLRSIMMDGMASSAPGLIHVEADVRALANNPNGFALNEFVPYLKVRYTLADAKKAVISQGEMIPMVAIDGLHYGASMELPPPGSYKLTYHIEPPSAGGLGRHSDPASGVAKWWEPFDAVYDWDVEPEPATAAATPAKPSA
- a CDS encoding FTR1 family protein, which encodes MRPTFPTSSFPLALALALACGMTAAAGEVRGRVSMPDVCSPAVSPAVVVLESKDAPKRDEPKGQAGDVKLVNQSGLQFVPRIQAISVGQTIRFTNQDSETHNLHLLTPGLSFNKSMGPGGIEDYTPAAPGLLKMGCDVHSHMRAFILVADSPNVAVCRAGGTFKIRDVAPGRYLAKVWHEMGDPLEREVVVADDGLDLGTLTLTAPANVSSGGKALKIPPRIWPEVIDRIGLLLGSSRAEGAKPGGAKKARRLAEDSYFVEFELSDMEVAVRANLGVDRAGELESQFRDLFKASRQLSEGKIDAARWTTLTRDLLINLVKASDDLNRMGITDGSKLGAGRALAADGPVSSVDRQTLRMALSRSLDNVRELADADEADDASSALTGAYFDAFEPIERFLIIRDPASVRPLELEFGRLRGDLGSGLKGEPLAAKLGSLKAEIDAALLRAEGEQVGSFAPAFFASLITILREGVEVILLLTMLTALATKAGRPDGLRAIWVGVGLAVVASLITAVALNMLIASAQGRTREVMEGLVLLSASMVLFYVSYWLIAQTQAKRWTDFIKAQASKSTSVGGLGALGLTAFLAVFREGAETALIFQAMIANQGGARPGLLGLAAGLAAGLFALIFIDRAIRKTAVRLPLRRFFQVTGVVLFAMSVVFAGHGVAELQQSGWIKQTAVEWAGRGIGWLGIYPNVQCLAIQGLLIAGALSAYVLMRLDPSAATAKSRAVKTPETKASKPSATKTPETATAESRGVRTPETETVGVKS